The DNA sequence TTCAGAGTGGTGGAAGCCGTCTCCGGGAAGGAGGTGCCTTACCAGGTGGAGTATCGGGGACAGGAAGAGCCGCTTAATTTACTGGTACAGGTGGACCTGCCGGAGAAAGAAGCCCTGGAACTGGAACTCCGAAAAGGAACTCCGGCGCCCTTTGCTTCAAAAACTTTTGCCCGTTACGTTCCCGAGAGGATGGATGATTTTACCTGGGAGAATGATAAAGTTGCTTTCCGGATGTACGGAAAGGCGCTGGAAGGTACTTCCGGGGATGCGCATGGTATTGATGTATGGGTAAAACGAACACCTGAACTGGTAATAGATAAATGGTATAAGACCGGCGATTATCATGCCGATCATGGGGAAGGGCTGGACTATTACAGCGTGGGCATGACCCTGGGCGCCGGCGATATTGTCCCTTATCTGAATGATTCTCTCTGGTTCCCGAAACATTACCGCAAACACCAGGTACTTGACAACGGGCCCCTACGGTCCACGTTCCGCCTTGACTATGAACAATGGAATGCCGCCGGTATCCCGGTAACCGTTTCCAAGCTTATTTCCCTTGATGCAGGTTCCCAGCTTAACCGCGTAGAAGTGTTGTTTGAGACCGCAGAAGCAAGTGAATTACCGGTAGCCATTGGAATCGTGCAGCGGCAGGAACCTGGAGTGCATTTGATGGATAAGGAAGCGGGTATTATGGGTTATTGGGAGCCGCAGCATGGGGAAGATGGAATTACCGGAGTGGGAGTAGTGATCGATGCTCCTGTTAAGGATATCAGCATTCAGGGAGAACACCTGCTCGGCATCGTGAATATAAAGCCGGGAGCGCCCCTGGTCTATTATACCGGCGCGGCCTGGAACAAAGCAGGAGACATTAGCAGCGCGGAAGATTGGTTTGCCTACCTGGAGGACTATCAGGAAAATAGTAAATATGAATAGTATAACATCCTTTAGCCTGGACGGAAAGGTGGCCCTTGTTACCGGCTGTAAGCGCGGCATCGGGAAGGGAATGGCGGAAGCACTGGCGGAAGCAGGCGCCGACATAATCGGGGTATCCGCTTCTCTGGAACCGGAAGGAAGCGAAGTGGAAAAGGCCGTGCAAGCTGCGGGCCGGAATTTCTATGCTTACCAGTGCGATTTTGCTAAGCGTGACGCCCTGTATGCTTTTGTCGAACAGGTAAAGAATGATCATCCCCGGATCGATATTTTGGTTAACAATGCCGGTACCATTTTGCGGAAGCCGGCTGCGGAGCATCCCGATGAATACTGGGACGAAGTGATAGCGATCAATCAAACAGCCCAGTTTGTTCTTACCCGGGAAATAGGGAAGGGCATGCTCGAACGCGGAAGCGGTAAAGTTATTTTCACAGCCTCGCTGCTCACCTTTCAGGGAGGGATCAATGTGCCCGGTTACGCAGCCAGCAAAGGTGCTGTCGGCCAACTTACCAAGGCCTTCGCCAATGAATGGGCATCGAAAGGCGTGAACGTAAATGCCATCGCGCCGGGTTACATCGCTACCGACAATACGGCGGCTCTGCGGGCAGACGCTGACCGCAGCCGTTCTATCCTGGAGCGCATCCCCGCCGGCCGCTGGGGCAATCCGGAGGACTTCAAAGGCCCTGCGGTGTTCCTGGCTTCGGAAGCATCGGCTTATGTGCATGGGGCTATTATTCCGGTAGACGGCGGCTGGCTCTCAAGGTGAGGCTGGTATTTTTGCCCCTGGACTGCTTTGGACAATGTTTCACATAGCGCTGCTATGCTTCAACATTGCCCGCATTGCCAGGAACAAAAATACCAGCCTCACCTCCGGTGTTGGCGGCTGCGCGGGGGAGCCTCACCTCCGGTGTTGGCGGCTGCGCGGGGGAGCCTCACCTTCGGTGTTGGCGGCTGTGCGGGGGGGGGCTCACCTTCGGTGTTGGCTTGCCGCATTAGCTTGCCGCTTCACCTTCGGTGTGGCGGCTGTGCGGGGGGCGGCTCACCTTTTTCACCTTCGAGGTTGGCGGCTGGGGGGGCATGCCTTCGGTGTGGGTTTTCAGGCTTCTTTTATTGATAATTGGACGCGGCTGCGGGCCTGGTCTATTTCAAGTACTTTGACGCGGACGATTTGCTGCAGCTTTACTGCTTCGGCGGGGTCTTTTATGAAACGGTTGGCCAGGTGGGAAATATGGACGAGGCCGTCTTGCTTGATGCCGATATCTACGAAGGCTCCGAACTTGGTGATGTTCGTAACCACTCCCGGAAGTACCATGCCCGGCCGGAGGTCTTCGATGCTGTCTATGCCTTCGGCAAAGCTGAAATCCTGCAGTTCTTCGCGCGGATCGCGACCCGGTTTTTCCAGTTCTTTCAGAATGTCTTTCAGGGTTAGTTCCCCGGCGCCCTCCTTCAGGTATTTCCGCAGCTCGATCTTTTTCCTGAGTTCTTTTTTCGTGATCAGTTCTGCGACTGTACAGCCCAGGTCGGCCGCCATCTTTTCCACTACCGGGTAGCTTTCCGGATGGACCGCGCTTTCGTCAAGCGGGTGTGCGGCATTCAGGATGCGGAGGAAACCTGCGCATTGTTCAAAGGCTTTGTCGCCAAGCAGCGGTACCTTTAGCAATTCTTTCCTTGAAGTAAAAGCGCCCTTCTGCTGCCGGTATTGGACAATATTGGCAGCCAGTTTCGGGCCAAGCCCTGATACATAATTAAGTAAATGCTTAGTGGCCGTGTTCAGGTCCACTCCCACCAGGTTCACGCAGCTTTCCACTACGGTATCCAGGCTTTCTTTCAGGCGGGTTTGATTTACATCATGCTGGTATTGCCCAACGCCAATGGACTTAGGATCGATCTTTACCAATTCTGAGAGTGGGTCCATCAGGCGGCGGCCAATGGAAACCGCGCCGCGAACAGTTACGTCTTTATCCGGGAATTCCTCCCGTGCGGCCTCGGAAGCTGAATAAATAGAAGCTCCGCTTTCGTTTACCAGGAAAATACGGGGATTTGTTCCGAAATCAATGCTTCTGACGAGCTTTTCGGTTTCCTTACCCGCTGTTCCGTTCCCGATGGCAATGGCTTCCGTCCGGTGCCTGCTTACCAGGTCTTTTAATTGCTTTATTGTGCGTTCCCGCTCGTTCTGAGGCGGATGCGGAAAAACAGTGGTGTTTTCCAACAGGCTGCCCTGTTCATCCAGTAGGACTACCTTGCAGCCGGTGCGATAACCGGGATCAATGGCCAGGATACGCCGTGGGCCCAGTGGAGCTGCCAGCAGCAGCTGGCGGAGGTTTTCGCTGAATACCGCGATAGCTTCTTCATCGGCCTTGTTTTTATGCAGCAGGCGGAATTCCGTCTCGATGGAAGGTTTCAGTAAACGCTTATAGGCGTCTTCTACCGCAGCTTCCAGGTGAGGGGTACAGGCATTGGCCGACCGGACAAACATCTTTTTTAGCCGTGAAATTGCTTTATCTGCTTCCACCGCAATGTCCATGCTCAGGAAACCTTCTTTTTCGCCCCGCCGGATGGCCAGTACCCGGTGGGAAGGACATTGTTTTAAAGGTTCGGAAAAATTAAAGTAATCGCGGTATTTAGCCGCTTCTTCGGCCTTGCTTTTTATGACGGCGGAAGTAAGAAGGGCTTCCCTGCTGAACAAGTTCCGGATCGCCGTCCTTGCCCCGGCATCTTCACTGACGCGTTCGGCAATGATATCCCTTGCGCCCTGGAGCGCTTCTTCAGTAGTTTTAACGGTTTCACCCAGGAATTCCCCGGCCTTAGCATCCAGGTTTACGGTTGCCTGCAGGTAAATAATATCGGCAAGCGGTCCCAGCCCTTTTTCCAGCGCCGCTATAGCACGTGTTTTTCGCTTGGGCTTATAGGGAAGGTAAAGATCTTCCAGCTGATGCTGATCAGTACATTTTTCTATTTGTTCCTTCAAAGCCGGGCTAAGTTTTCCCTGCTCGTCGATGGTTTTCAGGACTGTTTCTTTCCTTTTCTCAAGGTCCCGGAAATAAGCCAGCTTCTCCCTGATGGCAGCCAGCTTTACTTCATCAAGGTTTCCGGTGGCCTCCTTGCGGTAACGGGCAATAAAAGGAATGGTGCCGCCTTCTTCCAGGAGCCGCGCCACGCTAAGCAGTTGTTTTTCGCTGATGGAGAGATTTTCTGCGATCAATCCGTAGTACTGGTTTTTCATGCTGGGCAAAAGTAGAAAAAACCGCTATTATTTAACTATATTGCATGAAATCATGTATTAACGCAAATTTTGGATCAATGAGAATAACGTATCTTTTACTCCCTTTCCTGCTGATTGCCAACCTCGTAAAAGCCCAGGTACCCGTGAATCTTTCGGGATGGGAAAAAAAGAGTGGGGTGGAAGTTAACCAGGACGGCAAATTATTGAATATAACCTGGATGGCAGGTGAAAGCCCCAATGGCAATGACCGGACGGGCGGTATAAGTATTTCCCTGGAGAAGGAAGCCCCGCTATTTCATCGCATCATGCTGAACGAAGGGGGTGACAGCCATGAAATTGCCAGCGCTATGGACCCCGTATTTTTGCTCACCGTCGGAAAGAGAAACCTGGATGTAGAACGAAATGACACTAAGCTCGGCTGGACGATCTTCTTCGATAATCCTTCGGCTTCTCCCTTTGAAACCTACCCGGTGGTTCTTGACAAAGAGGACGTACAGGTAGTGAGCGAGGGCGCACAGACCCGTATTATTGTAGGCGGCGCGGAGGCCGGGCCATTTACGGGAGCTATTGAAATTACATTATTCAGGGGCAGCCCCTTAGTGAATATGGCCGCCGTAATGCAAACCGAAAAGGATTCCCTGGCTATTATCTATGATGCCGGGCTGGTAAGCAAACAGCAGCCCTGGGAAAAATTATTCTGGTCCGATCCGCAGGATTACCTGCAGGACCGCGGGGCCGTTTCCGGGGAAGAGGCCCAAACCCTGGCCGTGAAATACAGGACCATTATCGGTCAGGGCGAAGAGGGAAGCCTGGCTGTTTTCCCGCCGCCGCACCAGTATTTCTATCCCCTGGATAATTGTTACAACTTTAATCATACCTGGTTTGGTACCGGTTACCGGGACCTGGTCCCCGGATACGGCATAGGGATACGGCATGAATTGCTTGGCGACCGCCGGTGGGTTCCCTGGTTCAACGCGCCTCCCCATACAAAGCAGCGCCTGAACTTTTTTTGCCTGCTGAGCGCGGAAAAGGACGGGAAAGTGCTGGAAGAAGTCAAGCAATTTACCCATGAGGACAAGTACCTTCCGGTCCCGGGTTATTATACCATGTCCAGCCATTTTCACACGGAGCATACCGACGATGTATTAACACATAAACCGCTTCCGGAGATCCCCGGCTTTGTAAAGGCATTCAGGAATACGGGTGTGAATATTGTTCACCTTGGTGAATTTCACGGGCCGGGAAGCCCGCGCGGCCCCGAGATTGAGCGCTTTTCGGAACTGCAGCTTTTATTCGCCGAATGCGAGCGCCTTTCTTCCGGGAATTTCCTGCTGCTTCCGGGCGAGGAGCCCAACAATTTCTTTGGGGGCCATTGGATGAATATTTTTCCGAACCCGGTTTACTGGGTAATGTCCCGGGACGAAGGAGAGGCCTTTACCGAACAACATCCTGTCTACGGGAAGATATACCGTATAGGAGATACGGAAGACATGATGCGGTTGCTCGAAGAAGAAAAGGGCCTGGCCTGGACGGCCCACCCGCGGATCAAAGGTTCTGCCGGGTACCCGGATAAGTATAAGGATGAAGCCTTCTACCGCTCTGACCGCTTCCTCGGCGGAGCCTGGAAAGCCATGCCGGCAGACCTTTCCCAGGACCGGCTTGGGACACGCGTGCTGGACCTGCTGGACGATATGGCCAACTGGGGACAGAAAAAGCAGGTGATTGCTGAAGCCGATCTTTTTAAGGTGGAACCGGAATACGAACTTTACGGGCATATGAACGTAAATTACCTGCAAATGGAAGAATTGCCGGAATTTGAAGATGGCTGGCAGCCTGTGCTGGACGCTATGCAGCAGGGGAAGTTCTTTTCAACCACCGGGGAAATATTACTGCCTTCGGTGACACTTAATGGAAAGGGCCCGGGCGAAACCGCAGCCGTGAACGGCAAAGCCACTCTGACTGCCACTGTAAGCTGGACGTTCCCCCTGGCTTTCGCCGAGATCATTTCCGGCGACGGAAAAGAAGTTTACCGCGAGCGCATCAGCCTGAAGGATACCGAAGCCTTTGGCAAAAAGACCTTCGAATTCCCGGTAAACCTGGAAAACAGGAAATGGGTACGGCTGGAAGTATGGGACGCGGCCGTGAACGGCGCCTTCACTCCCTGTATCTGGCTGGAATAAACGACCGTCCAGGTTAGATACTGTCCTGTCATGAGCAATAATGCAATTTGTTTGTGAAAGAAGAACTTGTTCTTTTATGAGAGAGTTTCGATGTTTTTTTGTCTGTGTTTTTCTGTTTATTTCAAACACAGCGTTTTCCCAGACAGAGCCGGATTCCAGGACCGGGGCGGAGGCAGAGGTATATGGAAATGCAAGGCTGATCAATAAACAGGATGACGGGTACCGCGGCATTTGGTACCATATAGGCGGGGCGGGGCAGCGCGGGCCGGTTACTAATAAATACCGGTATAAGTACAGCGGAGGGCTGGGGACGTACCCGGCGAATCATTACCCTTTTTCGGTTTATGCAGGGGAAGTCAACAAGACCTTCTTTTGTTACGGTGGAACGGATAAGTCCGGGAAAACCCTGTATCATATGGTTTCCTATTTCGACCATGCGAGCGGAAAGGTACCGCGTCCCACGATTGTTCTGGATAAAGCCACCAATGATGCCCATGATAACCCGGTAATGCAAATTGACCGGGAAGGCTATATTTGGATTTTCTCTACCTCTCATGGCACCGGAAGGCCGTCATTCATTCATCGCAGCAGCCGTCCTTACGACATTTCGGAGTTTGAACGAGTGGCCGCCACCAAACTGGTGAACGGAAAAAAGGTTCCGCTGGATAACTTTTCTTATCTGCAGGTCTATTATTCGGATGAAAGCGGGTTTGCCGCTTTGTTTACCCATTATGAAAAAAGGGGCGGGCGTGTGATCGCCTGGATGACCAGCAAGGACGGGGTGGAATGGTCGGCATGGAAAGACCTCTCCCTGCTGGATGAAGGGCAATATCAGACGAGCGGCAGCCGGGGAGAGCTGATTGGTACGTCCTTTAACTATCATCCGGCTAGGGAGGTGCGGGGCGGCCTCGACTTCAGAACGAACCTGTATTATCTCCAGACAACGGATTTTGGCAAGACATGGCAGACGGTGGACGGTTCACCCGTGAAGCTTCCCCTTACCGAGGTGAACAATAGCGCCCTGGTATATAATTATGATTCGGAAAAGAGAAACGTGTACATCTGCGATCTTAACTTTGATAAAAAAAAACGCCCGGTGATCCTGTACCTGACCAGCAAAGGGCCTATGCCGGGCCCGGAGGATGGTCCGCGGAACTGGTATACTGCCTGCTGGACCGGAGACGAATGGGAGATCAGGCCCTTTACAAGTTCCGGCAATAACTATGATATGGGCTCCATTTATACAGAAAAGGGGAAGTGGATCGTCGTAGCTCCTACTGAACCTGGCCCGCAGGAATATAATACAGGCGGAGAAATGGTTCTGTGGAAGTCCGCGAATAAGGGCAAAAGCTGGAAGAAGGTGAAGCAGCTTACCCGTGACAGCGAATTCAATCATACCTATGCCCGCCGCCCGGTACATGTTCATCCGGATTTTTACGCGTTCTGGGCAGACGGGCATGGAAGGCAACCCTCAGCTTCCAGGCTGTATTTTTGCGATAAAAAGGGTAATGTATTTAAGCTGCCGGAAGTGATGGACAAGCCCCTAATGAAACCCATTCCGGTGAGGTAGGAACACCTGTAGCGTTCCGGCCGGAAACTTCGTTAAGTTCATCAAACCAATACTCCTGCTTGATGACGCAAATTCTACGCTACATTTGTCTACCGGCGGTTTTTCTGGCTGTCACGGCCTGTAAAAAAGATTTTCTCTGGAACCTGGAAGGAATGGAGCCTGTCTCAGCGGACTGGATGTTCAGGGATCTCAAACTGCCGGAAACCTATGATTATATCGAATTGCGAATGTCATACGGCCCTTGGGAAGCTATGTACCATGTACAGGACTCCCTGGGGCTTAAATGTGACGAAACCATTCCGGATTGCTTTACCCGGTTCGATACTTTAAGAACATACCGTCATAGTTTCCATCAAGGCTGCCTGCCTGGTTATTGCGATCATTACCTGGTTACCAGGCAAGGTAATACAATCAGAACCTGGGTTGGACTGGATGAATTAAGCTCCTTTCTCGGCCCGGTTGACGATTCAGGCGACGCGCTGCTATGGGTATACGCCAACGGCTATTATTTTGAGGCTGGAAATAGCAGGAACAGCGGGGTTAAACGGCTGAATGACGATATTTTTTATATGATCGCACTTCGGATGGTAAAGGATTGTATGCCAGTACAAACGGACCGGTTTCTCCTTGAAGTACATCGCTCGGGCGAGATAAAGATACTTGCTCAGGCGCTGCATCACCAGTCAGGGGGCTGTATCTGAAGCGCTTCAGGACGACACTATGACACTTGTTAAATGACGAGACCGGGCTACTAAGTTAGCCTGACCGATACTGCGTTGGCGCCTTTAGGCCCCTTGGCTATTTCAAAAGTTACCCTGTCGTTTTCCTTAATGGGGAAGTCTGTTTCATTCACATGAACGAAGATGCTCTCCTGGGTTTCAAGGTCCCTGATAAAGCCGTAACCTCTTGAATCGTTAAAGAAGGTAACCACGCCCTTCCGGATCGGATTCATTTCTGCTTTTTCCAGCTTGCTGACGCTGACCTCAATGTCTTCGCTATTGATGGTCTCTTTCTGACTGGGATCGGGCGGGGCATCCAGGATATTTCCGTATTCGTCCACGTAGGCCATCATTTCGTCAAGGCCTTTGCCTTTCTTGGAATTGGCCTGGCGCTCTTCTCTTTTCTCTTCTTTCTCTTTTTTCTTCTTTAACCGTTTCTTTTCTTTTTCTTTTTTACTGAACGATTCCTGTGATCTACCCATTTATCCTTTAATTTTGGATAAAGATACGAAAAATCAGGCGAACAGCTAAATGTGAGACAATTTACTTCAGATACCTGAAGTCCTGCCCTGCGCGAATAGCGAGCAAGCTTTCGTACATCAGCCGGATGCAATTGTCCACGTCTTCCTTGTGTACCATTTCCACCGTGGTATGCATGTATCTCAGGGGAAGGGAAACAAGGGCGGAAACTACGCCGGCGTTGGAATATGCGAAGGCATCGGTATCTGTGCCGGTACTCCTGGATGAAGCCTGCCGCTGGAACGGAATCTTCTTTTTCTCCGCTGTTTCTACGATCAGACGGTTAAGGTTCGTTTGTACGGCAGGCGCATAAGATACAACGGGACCTTTTCCGCAGAATACGTCGCCCTGTACCTTTTTGTCTATCATCGGGGTTTGCGTGTCATGCGTGACGTCTGTAACAATGGCCACATCCGGCCTTATATGATGGGCGATCATTTCGGCGCCGCGCAGGCCTATCTCTTCCTGTACCGCGTTCACAACGTACAAGCCAAATGGAAGCTTCTTCTTGTTTTCCTTCAGCAGGCGCGCTACCTCGGCGATCATGAAGCCGCCTGCCCGGTTGTCCAGCGCCCGGCCCACGTAATAGCGGTTGTTCAGCGTGGTAAATTCATCGCTGAACGTAATGACGCAGCCTACATGAATGCCCAGTTCTTCTACCTCTTCCTTGCTGGTGCAGCCCACGTCCACGAAAATATTCTTGAGGGACGGCGCTTCTTCCTTTCCGTTTTCTTTGTGGCGGGTATGAATGGCCGGCCAGCCGAAAACGCCGGGGATGATGCCTTTGTCAGTATGTACATGTACTCTTTTTGAGGGGGCGATCTGGTGGTCCGAACCGCCGTTACGGCAAACGTAAATGATGCCTTCGCCGGTAATGTAATTTACATACCAGGAAATTTCATCGGCATGGGCTTCTATGACCACCTTGTACTCAGCACCCGGGTTAATGATGCCTACGGCGGTGCCGTAGTTATCTACGTAATGTTCATCTACGTAAGGTTTCAGGTAATCGAGCCAAAGCTTTTGCCCGCTGCTTTCATAGCTGACGGGAGAGGGGTTGTTTATATATTTTTCTAAAAATGAAAGGGATTGCTTATTCAGGATCGCCATTGTTGTTTTTGGTTTAGCTATTTCAGGATATCGTCTACCACGCCGTATGCTACCGATTCATCGGCATCCATCCAGTAATCGCGGTTAAAATCTTTCATGATCTTTTCCACGCTCTGCCCGCAGTTTTCGGCGAGGATCTTAGCGCCAAGCTCCTTGGTCTTGAGTATCTCGCGGGCCTGGATTTCAATGTCGGAAGTGGGGCCCTGCGCGCCGCCGCTGGGCTGGTGGATCATTACTTTTGCATAGGGGTAAATAAACCGCTTGCCCTTTTCTCCTGCGGAAAGGAGAATGGATCCCATGGAAGCAGCCAGCCCCATGCATATGGTAGAAACCGGGCTTTTTATGTTTTTCATGGTATCATGAATGGCAAATCCGGAAGTTACATAGCCGCCCGGGCTATTAATGATCAGGCTGATCTCTTTGCCGGGAGCAATGCTCTCCAGGTAGATCAGGCGCTCAATCACGTGTTTGGCGGATTCGTCGTTTACCACGCCCCAAAGGAAAACTTTCCGTTCTTCCAGGAGGCTATAATCAATACGGTCTTTCAGGGATTTAAATTTTTCCATTTTTCTTTTTTTATGTCAGGGCTGCCGGCGTAGACGCGCCGTATCTCCCGGTTATTTCAAGGGAAACAACAAGCCGGAAAGGATTTTGTTGGGCAGGAGCATTTTTCCGTACGGTTCCTGTTCCGCCTTCCTTCCGCGGCCTTAGTCCTTCCTGTTTTTCAGTTTATCCAGGACTTTCCGAAGTTTTGCCGGATCGTCCATGTATGGTTCCAGGTTAACCAGGGCCACTTTCCGGAACTCAATGGGGTGGCTTTCGCTCTGCAAGGCGATGTATCCGCCGGTAAGCGCTTTTCCGTCCTGCTTAACCGCCGGGTCATAATCACTTACGCTTCCCCCGCCAATCTGCGGATGCGTGTATTCGAGGACTGTGTCACCTTCCACGATGTGTTTGATCACCGAATCGGCCAGTACCAGGAGATCCACCTGTACCCATTGATCACCGTGATAAGTCTTTGAGCTGGAGTTTACGCAATGTGGAGTAAACAATTCATTTTCCATGACTACGTTGGTCCCGGGTGTACAAAGGTTCGCGGTGCTGCGTTCATGCTCGCCGTCGCCTCCCAGGAATTGCGCTTCAATCGAAATAGGAAAGTCCTGCCCTTTGTGGATGGTGGCGGGGTCCTGGCAGTGCAGCATGGCTCCGCTGTTCCGGAAAGCCCAGCCTTCTCCGCCCGGGGCCTGTTCGCCGGTGAAGCGGTATTCGACTGATAAGAGGTAGGCCGAAAACGGTTCTTTGTAATAGATGTGCCCGTACTGTTGTTTGAAATCTTCGTAAGCTTCGTAGGAGACCTTCATCAAGCTATCTTCGACGCGGAAGGTGTTGCCGAAATTCTCGTTCAGCTCATAGCCGCGGATCTTGACGACCCAGTCGTTGAGGTCCTTTCCGTTGAACAGCTGGATCCACTCCGGCTCCTGTTCCTGCGCCGTGCAGGAAGTTAAAAGGAAGCTCAGCAGCAGGCTGCAGGCAAGCTGCAGTTTGAATGGTTTCAATATGGTCATGGTCGTTTTATTAAGCCGGGCAAGATACAAGAATTAGCCGGAAAATTAACAGCGAATTTGCTTTCGGGTCTGTTGATTTAAGGTGTACCCGGGGAAGAAAATCAGTAGGTTCAGCCAGGATTGTACGTTAAACTTATACTTTGAATATATGTCTGTATATAACTGATTAAAAGATAAATAAACTACCCAATATTAAAAATGATACTTTTTTGACTTGCCGGTTTAGCGGCTTATAACGGGATATTTCCATGCTTTTTCCGGGGGGCATTCACCACCTTCTGCGCCAGCATTTCAAAGGCGCTGATGAGCCGGGCCCTGGTCTCCCGCGGGGCGATGACTTCATCAATAAAACCTCTTTCGGCAGCGCGGTAAGGATTGGCAAAAATGGTCGAATACTGTTCCTCCTTTTCCTTCCATTTTGCATCGGGATCGGCGGCCGCGGCGATCTCCTTTTTGAAGATTATCTCGGCTGCACCCCGGGCTCCCATGACGGCGATCTCTGCGTTGGGCCAGGCATAATTCATATCCGCCCCGATATGTTTCGAGT is a window from the Anseongella ginsenosidimutans genome containing:
- a CDS encoding DUF4861 family protein; protein product: MKRIHIIFGGVLAAGLWTCSGPDTGVLTTVSLQNPGEKRTGKVMEIPYGEIASKLEGVREFRVVEAVSGKEVPYQVEYRGQEEPLNLLVQVDLPEKEALELELRKGTPAPFASKTFARYVPERMDDFTWENDKVAFRMYGKALEGTSGDAHGIDVWVKRTPELVIDKWYKTGDYHADHGEGLDYYSVGMTLGAGDIVPYLNDSLWFPKHYRKHQVLDNGPLRSTFRLDYEQWNAAGIPVTVSKLISLDAGSQLNRVEVLFETAEASELPVAIGIVQRQEPGVHLMDKEAGIMGYWEPQHGEDGITGVGVVIDAPVKDISIQGEHLLGIVNIKPGAPLVYYTGAAWNKAGDISSAEDWFAYLEDYQENSKYE
- the kduD gene encoding 2-dehydro-3-deoxy-D-gluconate 5-dehydrogenase KduD — its product is MNSITSFSLDGKVALVTGCKRGIGKGMAEALAEAGADIIGVSASLEPEGSEVEKAVQAAGRNFYAYQCDFAKRDALYAFVEQVKNDHPRIDILVNNAGTILRKPAAEHPDEYWDEVIAINQTAQFVLTREIGKGMLERGSGKVIFTASLLTFQGGINVPGYAASKGAVGQLTKAFANEWASKGVNVNAIAPGYIATDNTAALRADADRSRSILERIPAGRWGNPEDFKGPAVFLASEASAYVHGAIIPVDGGWLSR
- a CDS encoding Tex family protein; the protein is MKNQYYGLIAENLSISEKQLLSVARLLEEGGTIPFIARYRKEATGNLDEVKLAAIREKLAYFRDLEKRKETVLKTIDEQGKLSPALKEQIEKCTDQHQLEDLYLPYKPKRKTRAIAALEKGLGPLADIIYLQATVNLDAKAGEFLGETVKTTEEALQGARDIIAERVSEDAGARTAIRNLFSREALLTSAVIKSKAEEAAKYRDYFNFSEPLKQCPSHRVLAIRRGEKEGFLSMDIAVEADKAISRLKKMFVRSANACTPHLEAAVEDAYKRLLKPSIETEFRLLHKNKADEEAIAVFSENLRQLLLAAPLGPRRILAIDPGYRTGCKVVLLDEQGSLLENTTVFPHPPQNERERTIKQLKDLVSRHRTEAIAIGNGTAGKETEKLVRSIDFGTNPRIFLVNESGASIYSASEAAREEFPDKDVTVRGAVSIGRRLMDPLSELVKIDPKSIGVGQYQHDVNQTRLKESLDTVVESCVNLVGVDLNTATKHLLNYVSGLGPKLAANIVQYRQQKGAFTSRKELLKVPLLGDKAFEQCAGFLRILNAAHPLDESAVHPESYPVVEKMAADLGCTVAELITKKELRKKIELRKYLKEGAGELTLKDILKELEKPGRDPREELQDFSFAEGIDSIEDLRPGMVLPGVVTNITKFGAFVDIGIKQDGLVHISHLANRFIKDPAEAVKLQQIVRVKVLEIDQARSRVQLSIKEA
- a CDS encoding BNR-4 repeat-containing protein; the protein is MREFRCFFVCVFLFISNTAFSQTEPDSRTGAEAEVYGNARLINKQDDGYRGIWYHIGGAGQRGPVTNKYRYKYSGGLGTYPANHYPFSVYAGEVNKTFFCYGGTDKSGKTLYHMVSYFDHASGKVPRPTIVLDKATNDAHDNPVMQIDREGYIWIFSTSHGTGRPSFIHRSSRPYDISEFERVAATKLVNGKKVPLDNFSYLQVYYSDESGFAALFTHYEKRGGRVIAWMTSKDGVEWSAWKDLSLLDEGQYQTSGSRGELIGTSFNYHPAREVRGGLDFRTNLYYLQTTDFGKTWQTVDGSPVKLPLTEVNNSALVYNYDSEKRNVYICDLNFDKKKRPVILYLTSKGPMPGPEDGPRNWYTACWTGDEWEIRPFTSSGNNYDMGSIYTEKGKWIVVAPTEPGPQEYNTGGEMVLWKSANKGKSWKKVKQLTRDSEFNHTYARRPVHVHPDFYAFWADGHGRQPSASRLYFCDKKGNVFKLPEVMDKPLMKPIPVR
- a CDS encoding cold-shock protein, which encodes MGRSQESFSKKEKEKKRLKKKKEKEEKREERQANSKKGKGLDEMMAYVDEYGNILDAPPDPSQKETINSEDIEVSVSKLEKAEMNPIRKGVVTFFNDSRGYGFIRDLETQESIFVHVNETDFPIKENDRVTFEIAKGPKGANAVSVRLT
- a CDS encoding M42 family metallopeptidase: MAILNKQSLSFLEKYINNPSPVSYESSGQKLWLDYLKPYVDEHYVDNYGTAVGIINPGAEYKVVIEAHADEISWYVNYITGEGIIYVCRNGGSDHQIAPSKRVHVHTDKGIIPGVFGWPAIHTRHKENGKEEAPSLKNIFVDVGCTSKEEVEELGIHVGCVITFSDEFTTLNNRYYVGRALDNRAGGFMIAEVARLLKENKKKLPFGLYVVNAVQEEIGLRGAEMIAHHIRPDVAIVTDVTHDTQTPMIDKKVQGDVFCGKGPVVSYAPAVQTNLNRLIVETAEKKKIPFQRQASSRSTGTDTDAFAYSNAGVVSALVSLPLRYMHTTVEMVHKEDVDNCIRLMYESLLAIRAGQDFRYLK
- a CDS encoding ClpP family protease — translated: MEKFKSLKDRIDYSLLEERKVFLWGVVNDESAKHVIERLIYLESIAPGKEISLIINSPGGYVTSGFAIHDTMKNIKSPVSTICMGLAASMGSILLSAGEKGKRFIYPYAKVMIHQPSGGAQGPTSDIEIQAREILKTKELGAKILAENCGQSVEKIMKDFNRDYWMDADESVAYGVVDDILK
- a CDS encoding 3-keto-disaccharide hydrolase — translated: MTILKPFKLQLACSLLLSFLLTSCTAQEQEPEWIQLFNGKDLNDWVVKIRGYELNENFGNTFRVEDSLMKVSYEAYEDFKQQYGHIYYKEPFSAYLLSVEYRFTGEQAPGGEGWAFRNSGAMLHCQDPATIHKGQDFPISIEAQFLGGDGEHERSTANLCTPGTNVVMENELFTPHCVNSSSKTYHGDQWVQVDLLVLADSVIKHIVEGDTVLEYTHPQIGGGSVSDYDPAVKQDGKALTGGYIALQSESHPIEFRKVALVNLEPYMDDPAKLRKVLDKLKNRKD